ATGACTATAATCCACAATGCCAAAAGGCAAACTGAGCATGAGCTCATTATGTGTATAGATACATGCATGCATATACTATACACATACATGTTTACTCATTACTGTGCATTTCCAAAACAGAAGCTAGCAATGTTCCTGAGCAGTAAAAGTGGTCAAATGCATAGGACAGTATTAACAATAGTAAAGTCATCGGGTTTGATTATTTCCCTATATTCAACACTTGTGAGCCTGCACTGAAGTGCTGTGTCCAGCTTCAGGCTTCCTGGTAAAAAACATTTATTGACATACTGGATCAAGTTCAGTGGAGGGCGATGAAGATACTGGGGGGCTGGAACATGCTATGTTGGGGTGGTGGTGAGGAGGTGAcctgggtttgttcagctttgAGACTGGATGGATAAACGGCAAACATAGTGCCAGCCTGCACTAGTAGTGCAACTACCTAATGTCCTCTagaggtcctttctaacccaaactATTTTATTACTTCATCTCTTTCAAAAGATACATGAAATAGGTACAGCTGTAGCATCTATTAACTCTCactggagatcatccagtccaataccctgctcaaagcaggggcAACTAcagcaggctgctcagggccaTGTCTAGTTGGGTTTTTGATATCTCCAGGATAGGGACTCCATAGCCCATTTGGGTTTCCTATTCCAGTATTCTaccacccttacagtaaaaagggttttcttatatttaaatataatttctcatGTTTTAGTCTGTGCCAATCACCTACTCTCCTGTCAATGGACAATACTGGAAATAatcagtttctgttttctttcaacttCTCTGTCAAATGTTTGTATACATTGACTAGACCCTCTCTGAGCTTGTTCTTCTCCATGtgaaacagtcccagctcttgTAGTCTTTCATCATATGTCAAATGCTCCTGCCCCTTACTGATCTTTCTGACTACCTACTGGTACTCTGTCCAGCATGTCCACGTCTCCCTTGCAGTggagagcccagaactggacccagcactccagATGAAGTCCCACAGGTGCCAGGCAGaaggcagaatcacctctcttgacccACTGTCAGCTCTACTAATACAGGCAAGGAGGTTGTTGGCTGTGTTTGCCACAAGGGCTCATTGCTGGCTCACAGCCAACTTGGTGTCCTCAGGGACCCTTAGAGCCTCTTCTGCAAAGCTCCTTTCTCACTGGTCACCCCCAGCCTGTCTCGGTGCCTCGGGTTATTCCTCTCCAGGGGCAGGACTTGGAATTTCCACTTGTTCAGTCTCATGACATTCATGTCAGTCTATTTCTCCAGCTTGTTGATGTCCCTCTGAACAGCAGCACAACTACCTAGTGTACTAGCCACTGCTTCCACCTTTCTAACACCTGCAGACTTGTTGAGGGTTGCACTCTGCCCCATCAACACAGTCATTATTGAAGGTGGTAAACTATACTGTCCACAGAGCAAATCCCTTGAGtacaaacaattttttaaatcattagaAAAAATGAGCAACTTTTCAACATAGTGATTCTTACCTCATTTTCTGAACGAAGTGctgaaaattcacttttttccaaaataatcaTGTCCTTTTTCACACCAGCAATATGGGACATTACTTGTTGTAGTGCAATTTCCttgaaaagagggaagaaaaacctAAGAACGTGTCATAACTATAAtgctttttcctcatctgtgACTACAAATATGAAAGGCTATTTTGGTACCctgaaatttttaattcagCAATTACATTGATTAACTAAGTTtcaaaaaagcaagagagattAAATGACAAAATTAGTTGGCTTTCAGACCACAACTCCTCAGTGCAACCATAGTCTTTTGTAATTACCTCCTTTTCCATGTCCTTCTGCAAGGGGAGGCTTGCTCTGCTTTCCTATCTAGAATTACGCACTTAGTCTGTTATTCTGAGCTGACAGAAGGCAAACAAGAATCCTCTGCTACTTTCCTGGATGATGAAGTTTGTTGACATTGGTCTAGATCGTGCATTATCCACACATGCAAATCAAAGAATActgggggttggaagggatctatAGAAATCATacagtccaacccccttgccaaaaaggatcacctagggcaggccacacagaaAAGCATCCAGGTGGGTCTTTAaagtctccagggaaggagactccataaCCTCCTTGAACAGCCTCTTCCAGTACTACATCATCCTCACaataaagaagtttctcctcaggttgagatggaacttcctatggTTTATCTTATACCCATTAgtccttgtcctattactggggACCACTGAAAGGAGACTGGCCTCATCCTTGACAtccacccctcagatatttatcGACATTGAAAAGATCCCCTCactgccttcttttctcaaggctaaacagccccagttctctcagtctttcctcataggagagatgttcaagtcccttaatcatccttgtAGCTCTCCATTGGAgtctctccagtagatccctgtctctcttgagttggggagccccaaactggataCAGTATATCAGGTGTGGTCTCGCTGGcgcagagggggaggaaaacaaatgctAACAGTCCTTCTCTCAAGAGCTCCCTCTAGTATGTAGTCCATTACTTTTGATTCTAGACTAAGAACTCTACAGATCTAACTTCTCTTTTGTCAGGAAATGCTATTCTAATTTGCAGCATTATATTTCTAAGTAGCATCTGGAGACACCTCACCAGGTTACCTGATCACAagactactaaaaaaaaaaaaataaaatagagcaAGTACTGGAAACATTATAAAAAGCCTACAAAATGAGTAAAGGCCACCTCTTTTCTTACTCCTCCATGTTTTTCACCTTATGTTTGTTCACTCCCCTCTTCAGTGAACTCAGAATACATTCTTCTTTTGCATAAACCTTTGTGCATTCGAAGACTTTGCGGAAGTACAGGTTTGTTGTGTTGCACAGAGTTTATGCCTTACACAcctcctgagctgcttctcTCTTAGCATGTTATACAAACCTGTACATTTGAATCTTAATGGCAGAAAGTCACCTAAGGGTCAAATCTAACAGTCTTGGAAAACACCTGCTACCAGTAGAAACtaacaaaggaaaacatctttACTTTCATTCAAAAAAGATGGGCTGGAGGTTGAAATTGCTTATTGGAGACTGCTGCCTGTAAAATACAACCAACTATGGTAGAAAGGACCCGTTTAACATTGCATTCCCTGATTGACTGTGGAACAAATTCAGCACAGGAAGGAATCTGAAAGCTAAGAAGGATGGGCTGAAACCTCCTTAAGATGGAAGGTGGTACAAAGTTCAAAATCACTTCCTTATGAGATGTCCTACTGTCAAGACTATTACACTATGAAGAGAGAAACTGctgttttctcatcttttaaGACAGCAGCCTAATTACTACGAAACAAGTTAAAACTTGTGTTCAGAAGGTGACTTGGAGCTGTGAATCCCAGTCTTACAGAGGAGCCCAAGCAGCTGTATTTCAGCTACACTTCTTGTCAGCTTACATGTCAGGGAATTCCAGTATACGACATATTGTAAATCCTATTCAAAGATGCTGAAGTTCTACATGTGGAGAATTATGTCCTCCTTTGAAATTCAGTTTCACTACTGGAGCCAGATGCCTAGGAGCTCAATGTGTCAATATTCAACACTGTCATATACAGTTCCTTACAGGGATCTACCTTTGTATGACCTTACAAAGGGCCCTCTCCAAAAAATTACAGCCAGTACCAGAACAAGCCTTGACTCCAGACACACAAAAACATCACTTCCTCAAAAGTCAAAGCTAACACTTCAGTTCAGGTGTATGGAACTTCCTGGTAGCCAGGAAGAATCTCTGTATTTCTCAGTATTATCAATGTTTCCAAGCAAGTTCAAGAGGATACCATGAACAAAGTATTCatcaaaggaaaaggagaaatatttcaaTCTAAGCATCCAAACTATTCCTTTATCTTATCAGTGTACTCAAGTACACCACccatgccttaaaaaaaaaataataatcagcttaattttaataaaacatagATGTCACTGTGACACAGAGATAAATAAATAGGTCCCACATAGGCAGGTTGGTAAATTGCTGAGTTTATATGTACTTCCTTGTTACAAGTCTACAAAGAACATATGTTGGACCTGTAACTATTCAAATATCTCTTGCATCTGTCTAAAAGCCATCTGTGTCATTCCATTTCAGGCTACAGTAAGGttgaaactaaaaaaatactCAGGTTTGCATACAAACTCACAGTACCTAAATCTGAAGGTCCACCACAACACTTTATCAAGTATTTGATAAACTCAAGACAAAATTCACTACCCAACAGCTACACAGGAATGTTTGTTCTTCAGcttcaaactttaaaaatacagtgtctAACAGTAATAAATAGCAAATTACATTTAACTAGCAGGCATACTAGGTCGCAATTCACTCTAACACTACCATTATCTTTTATCTAACCTGCTGTACTTTGGTGACCATGTCCTTGTAAATCATATCCAGGTTGGTGTCCATAATTTTCACTAATGCAGATACAATGACCTCCGACTGCTGAGTAGTAAACcctaaggaaaataaaaggcaaaaacttTCAGAGAGAGACCTAAATATGGACAGTTCACAGAAATGACACTGTCTAATATTCAGCACCAAGTTAAAATGAATGCCAACTATGAAAGATAAAACTTATTCCTCTTGGTACAGAACTAATAAAAGAACACAGTACAACCAAGGTCCATCACCACAGAATTTCATCTGTGACACAGTACAGCTCCTTCTCTAGTACAGCACTATTACAATATCAGCAGGATAAAAGCTAAAATTCTTCTAGAATTATTATGGAATGTCATCTCTTACATGCAGTTATTTCTATGAGCATGAATTCTTACCCTGAAAAGCAGATTACCCTGAAACTTAAGTTTCAGTATATTATAAACTGTCAGCACCTCTGAAGACACTGCAAAACCTGACAACTGAAAAGAGCTAACTGTTCTGATTTTAGAACTACCAGCCTCTGAGTCCCTGTTAGAAACCTTCTAAACTGGATATACTGGGAACTACTGTAAAACATTATTTGTACAAATACTCTCAACTTTATCACTTTCAAAATGTAGGAATAAAAATGTCATGAACAAGATTGAATCATTATGAAAAGACAGACTTATAAAAACATAACTTTCAATGTAACCAACGTAAAGCACATATAGGGTGTAAAAGCAAGTCACTCTCAATAGCTGAGCTGATATAATAGTTTCACTATAGAATTATTCCCCACatccccctccttttccctcatCCTGACATTTTTTATGTGTCCTGGTGCTCATGCAACTGCTCTGTTAGGTCATTAAATTACCATCTCCTAATGCCAATCAAGAAAAAGAGCTGGAGTTCTCCAAGAATTAGAATGGGGTTATAGAAAGAGATGACACCACACGGCAAGAGAAAGAGACTGGGACCTCTCCTTTTCAGGAATGAAGAGATGTCAAAAGTCAAGTCAGCTGTACTGGACTTCACCTTAAGGTACCTTCCCCACTTCAGCAACACTAGCATAAATCCAAAATAACCTATTTCTATATCTATATTTCAGTATAAAAGCAGCCATACATTATATAGTAGTCTGTTCTAtcataaaatctgaatttatagTCAGTCCTATTTATACATTGTTGCACACTCAAGGTCCTATATACTAAATATGTAGGAATCCAAcggatatattttaaaacagcaccTTGAAAGCTCTGGAATTCACTCAATTCTCaaaatttagtttttctttagCATTTTTCATTATCAGTAGCATAATTCCAATCACAGCTATACAAGCTCCATGTTTCCttttggaagtaaaaaaaaaaagcctctaaaAGCCTCCATGTTCTTACCCTATGTATTTAAGAGAATATATAATAGATGAAGATGAAGCTGTAACAGCACATGCcaaggaaaaataagtaaacaaaCTCtgtaaactaaaaaaaaaaaaaaaccactcatgaagttacattaaaaatagcTACCCATTTCTAGCAAATTACCATTTTCTTCCAAGAGGCACACCAGTGCGTGAGTGTCGAAAAAAAGCCTCCTATTTCCCaatatggaaatatttcctttgctttgtaaATACGATGATGCTGAGATGCttacatctggaaaaaaaatattagcaaaagccaaaccaaacaaacaaaccacaaaaacaaaccaacaaaaccaaaaaaccaagcTATTTTTAAGAAAGGATATTGAATCAACATGTTTACTTTCTGGGAATTTCCTTACTaccccaaatatttttcatatatgaCAAAATATTAAATTGTGCACAGAGATTATCCAGATTTTCTTGAAACTGAAAAGATATCCAACTAAAAAGCTCTATATGCAAGAGCTTGAAAATAGACTGCAATGCTACTCGTGCATTTTTGAAATGCTCTCCAGGAATACAATGTGCTAGAAAAATTTTACCAAGGGTCAGGATCTTAAAATTGTCCCTTTACTGTTACCAGAATAATCGGTGGAAGCTGTGAGCCCTTCAAAGCTTTGAGGACTAAATCTACACTCTTCCCATTCCTTGTCAAAGAAGTGAACCTTCACCAGCTGCCCTTTGGATAAAGGGCAATCACTCAGTTCGTCATTTactgtttttacagaaaatattttaaacactgaCGGCAAAGCTAAGTGTTGAATCCACTTGGGGATACACGTTACTAGATCACCGAATGCAAGACTGGAAGAGAGGTAAATTTTCAACTGGCAGAAGCGTCTCTCCTCAGAGACACtgcattttaaaccatttcGTCAGAAAACATGGTTCTGACTCCGCTGCCTTTCAGATTCAGGATAACCAACGTAGCCTTCGGGGGAGAAAAGAACCAACCCCAATCGTTACCCCTACACCCAGTTCCCAAGCCCCCGCAGGCCGCCGGCTCTGCAAGGGTCCCCCTAGGGACTTCCGAGGTCAGCTGAGGTGACGGGGCcgcggggccgccgccgccgccgcccttCCCCTCCCGGGGCGGCTCTCACCCCGCTCCCCGCCGCGGtgtctgcagctctccctgccgCTCCCGCTCCCGCCGCGCCTTCCCCACCCGGCGTGGCCGTTAACGGCCGTAACGGCCGCCCCGGAGCCCGGCGGCGCTGCCGGGCGCTGCCAATCGCCGAGGCAGCGGCGGCCGGGGGACAGGGGCGCGCGGCTGTCACatgaggcggcggcggcgggcgggatCGCGCCGTCCGAGcgcagcagcaacagcagcgCCCGTCTCCCGCCGTTCACAGCCGTGGCGGCGGCTGCCTGGCCCCTGGCCATGGCCCCGCCACCCGGTCCTGACGACGGAAtatggggagggggaaggagggaaaccGCTGCCGCCGCTACGGGAACGCCATCGCTGAGCGGCCGCCGTCCCGGCGTCTCACTTCCGTTACGGGCGGCGTCTCACTTCCGCGGGCTCACTTCCGCGGACGGCTGGGTTTGATTTTACGGCTCAAGCGGTGGCCGCCGGCAGAACAGCGGCGCGGGCGGGCCGGCTGCAAGTCGGCGCCTGTGAGGGGCGATTGGGGCGAGGGGGAGcgactgtgtccagttctgggcccctcagttcaggaaggatatcgaggtcctggagcaggtccaaaggagggcaaccaggctggtgaagggactcaagcacagaccctatgaggagaggctgagggagctggggctgttcagcctggagaagaggaggctcagggaagacctcatcactctctacagctccctgaaaggagggtgtagccggggggggttggtctcttttcccaggcaactctcagcaagacaagagggcacggtctcaagttgtgccaggggaggtttaggttggatattagaaagaatttcttacagagagggtgatcaggcattggaatgggctgcccagggaagtagtggattctccatccctggagatatttaaaaagagactggatgtggcactcagtgccatggtctggtaaccgcagcggtagtggatcaagggttggactcgatgatctctgaggtcccttccaacccagccaattctatgattctatgacgGGGGCTTCCCCTCTCTTCGGTCGTTACCCTCTGTAAGCCCGCAGTGGTACTGCCAGCCCTCGGTCTTGGTGGGCCAAGGCCCGAGTGTTCTGAGTGCCTGGAGTTAGCCGCTAGCGGCGGCGTTACCGGTTCTGTCCTTGATTTAAGTGAGGGAAAAGAAGCTGTGTTGGGGTGAGGAGGGTTTGCCCCGGTGCTGCAGGACAGCCATGGTCTTGTGGTTTCTGTCCAACTTCCAGCCAGTTTCTGACCAACGTCGTTCTTTGTTCTGGGTCAAGGGAGACATTTAGTAGAGAAAACTTTCAGACAAACCTGTTCGTTCTGTGTGTGGGGTTTAGGATTTCAGTGCTTATTTTGGAGCTAGTCTCTTTTTCTGTCACATACCTGCTCGCAAAAAGCACCTGATGCCTTTTTATCACAATGAATAGTGACGGTAACTCAATATGataatgggaatttttttttttttgcatcatttgggcatatttttataaatgcagAGGCAGGTGCACTGCTGTGGCATGTACCCCTGGTATGCTTTGTCACAGCAGCCAAGAAAACGCATGTGCACAAGGCCCGCATCTTTAGCAGTGACTCCCTCCAAGCTGCTGGGGAGGTAAACACCATCACTGTTACTACAAAATAAATCATGTTGCTTTGCTATAGCAAAAAAAGTTATTATATACTCTCAGACTAATCCCATGTGAACAATCATTTCTCCAGCCACTCGCACTGTACAAGTTTAGGGACTCCGGTGGGCTCAGCCCCACAggtgtgtttttttcatgaaaagtaaaagcagaatCTTGTCTAATGTGTATTGCATGCACGTTGCCTGGCATTAGCACGGCAGTAAATGCAGACATTTTTGTGTCTTTGCAGGCAGTTGTCTCCATCTATAGATGATTCAGAAATCAGtgcactgaattttctttgatACTCTTTCTTCAGCAATCCCTTTCAAAGTCTTGTGCTTGCTATAGCAATTGGAAGGCAAATTGTGACTGCTGAAGTATCTCCTTTTATATCACCCATGTTTTTGCAGTTTGCAGTTGATTTCTGCACTTTGACATGGTGGCAGATAATGTATGCAAGAAGTGCTATGCAGATGAAGGCTGTGATTCCAACTGGCATCAGCCCATTCAGTGTCAAATGCACCTGCACATGATGGCTATTGCACAGTtccccttttcattttcttcaacaGCAGCAAAGTCACTGCTGCCAGCTACACAGGTCTCCTGGTGCAAGTCACTTTCTGTCTTTGTGTCAGGGATCAacctgttcatttttttccctttaccaGTGTCATCTTCCAGATCCCCTCCCTGTTTCGACCTTCTCCACATTGAAGATGATGATGTACAAACCAGCAGGTAGATTCATTGAGCTCTAGAGATACCTTCATTAGGCTGCAGTAGCTTCAGATCTATCAGTTTTGCTAATAGAGTGTTGGGGGCTAATTCCTGCACAAAGAAGCATAAGCAGTGTCATCACAAGCTCGGAGACAACAGGACAAACAACGTTCTGCCATCTCATGATTCTAGGTAACTTAATGCTTGGCTTTCACCTGTGCTTTGCCCCATGGAAAACAGTAGATCCTACTTAGAGACTAAAAATGAAACATGCTGAAGGTTATATGGTTAGTAACCTGAAAACTTTGTGCCTTCAAGCACCTGGTGTTCACTGATCTATGGAGTTACTAGCCCCCTTGGTTGTCCTGGTGAAATCTGCAGAGAAGGATTCAGAAGTGGATGACCTTAAAAACATAGGTaacaaaaatagtaaaattataccaagaattaaataaatactaataaCAACAACATCTGCTGTACATTTTAGGTGAAAACTAAAGGGGAGGATAAAATGAGCTCTGAGAGGTATCATCAAGCCATCAGTGTTCTAGGACTGCATGGAAAGCGAATGCAACTCTCAGGTTTCTCAAAAAAGGTCTTTTCAGTGTTTCCCATGGAAAGTTTTGCTGGCCTTGGTATAATGTAATTCCAAAGACAAACTATGGTTCTGCTTACACCAATACAAAAAAGATAAGTTCATATTCAAACTGGCCTAATTCAAACCTAATGTCAACAGGATAATCAAGGTGAGTGAagagtctgctgctgctggtgagcAAAAAGAGATTGGTTTGTTTAGCTTAGCAAAACAAAGCTTGAGAGAGGATCCTCTTTCCATTTGTAAACAAAATAGGACTATAAAAataggcagaaaaagaaaaaagaaccacTCAATGCAAAAGAACATCACTGACAAAGGAACATTTGGTGTAAAGTGGCCATAAGTAAATGTACAATGGAAATCAAGAGGTTTTCATTCAACACAACAGTTCTGTGAAAAGCTTCCCAACAGGAATCAAGAGGGATCAAAAACTGAAATCAGTTTTCAGATGGATGTGGTTGGTTTGTGAAAGGGATTTAATGATGCAGTTACCTATAATAGCAAGGTTCCTCTGCCTTTGCATTAATTTTCCATTATGGAGGTTTTCCCCTCAAGGATCTGGGTCTAGCCCATCAGAGAAAGACTAATGAGCTGAGAGGACCTGAGGTGTAGTCCAAAATAGTACTGTTTAGTCCCGCCACTTAGTTGAAATGTTTTAAGATCACGGTGACTGTGTAGAGTTGAGGGAGATTAAAAGCTGTCAGGAGTGACAAATACTCcaaattgcttttaattttaaatgcaaaaagctAGAAGACTCCTAGGCTGGAAGCAAATGAGAGTCAGCAGTGCATGTAAGCACTCCCATtttgaaggaattaaaaaaaaaaaaaaaaaaaagcaagctataCCAGCATTCAAATGAATATGCAAACTATAAGTACATCTGGAGTAATTTTAGGGCTGCTGTATCAGTCATGAGTGTGCCTCGGTGGTGCTTAATTGAAGATGGTGCCCTGCATACCTGAAGATGGGaaataaagcaatatttttcctcagataTGGCAGATAAACATTTTAAGTATTCAAAATCTTTTCCCGTTCTTTTCAGGTGGATGCAAAGGCCAAGTCCTTTCTCTTCCATATCATTCTCTTTTTAGTGGAGAAATCAATGATAACTTTCATTTCTTCCATTATATTTGTTTATGTATGAGAACAGGTGTATTATTTGTAATAAAGAAACAGTCATTGAGGAATAAAGCTAAAATGATGCTACCTGTAGATGGCAGTAACTCCTAATAGTGCTGGCTGTCAGTGCCAGTCCAGTTCAAAGCTTTAGGACCCAGAAAAGGTTTAAATCAATTGACCTCATCCCCCAGGTTGCTAAATTGCCACTTCAGGGATCTTAAAATGAGGGCATATACCAAGCTTCTTGCAGAAACCACCAGCAGAAAATCACTTTTTGGAAGCTGGTTCAATTGTCAGAAATAACCTCATTGAATTCTTGAAGGAAGAAGGTATCAAAAAATAGAAGTGCTATGGCTGATAGTAATAAAAGGTGGCATTTATATTAGAATATTAAATCTTGCTATGTTCTTATCAGACATGTTTCACCTGTAGAATGAGCAGGTAAATATGGTCTGTGTTTACAGCTATAGAGAAActgtctcagcctttcctcataagagaaATGCTCTAGTCCATCAATCATTTTTGTTGCTctccactggactctctccagtagttccctgtctctcttctggggagcccagaactggatgcagtattccagctatggcctcaccagggtagagtagagggggaaaatGACCTTCTTTATGCAGGCTAGGATTCTattggccttcctggcagcaaggtcacactgctggctcatggataGTTTCCTATTTATGAGGATAAATTATCTTTACACATAGGAAACCCTCTAAGTTGCAAAAAAGATTTTCGTGTCCCCACAGCCATGGTCTTGCTTCTATCCTAAAGTCCTGCAGTGTGATTATGTGGCAGGAATTACCTAGTTGCTTTTTAATAGTTCTTGGGAGATCTGGCTCATATTGGTGGAAGATTTGGAACAAAATTTCTGAACTTCATGAAAAATTTCCAAGCAACTGAAGAGGGAAGAAGCAGTTTGGAGTTTTGGGGTCATCTCTACAGGCAGGAAAGAAACTAGGGATGGTTGCACATTGGCTTTTTAACTTTATGGATatgcatttattattttcattttttcccaggCAGACGGGGCAGTGCAAATATGCAGGACAAAGTCACCAGCCTATGTGTGCTTTTTAAGAAAGGCAGAAGATGTTGTGAAGAAAATCAGCAGTAGGCCCAGTGTGATGGTATGTGTGAAGATGCATGTGTAGCCAGCAGTTTTTAAGTTATGATATGAGGGACAGTAATACTGTAATGCCTCCAGAGTAGCAGGCATTGTGTGCAACACAGAAAGTGTGGGTATGAGGGAAGATTTCTTGAAGAAGGCAAAGCAGAGGCTCTCTGGAGTAGTCCAGATGTGTCTTCCAAGCATACATGTGGTAAAGAAAGATTATGAGACTCAGTAGGCAGAAATGTCCATGGAGGGGATAGACATGAACCT
This DNA window, taken from Calypte anna isolate BGI_N300 chromosome 2, bCalAnn1_v1.p, whole genome shotgun sequence, encodes the following:
- the MCUR1 gene encoding mitochondrial calcium uniporter regulator 1 isoform X2, coding for MARGQAAAATAVNGGRRALLLLLRSDGAIPPAAAASCDSRAPLSPGRRCLGDWQRPAAPPGSGAAVTAVNGHAGWGRRGGSGSGRESCRHRGGERDVSISASSYLQSKGNISILGNRRLFFDTHALVCLLEENGFTTQQSEVIVSALVKIMDTNLDMIYKDMVTKVQQEIALQQVMSHIAGVKKDMIILEKSEFSALRSENEKIKLELQQIKKQVIDEITKVRADNKLNLNLEKSRVKELYSLNERKLLEMRTEIVELHAQQDRALTQTDRKIDTEVADLKTMLESHKLDNIKYLAGSVFTCLTVALGFYRLWI
- the MCUR1 gene encoding mitochondrial calcium uniporter regulator 1 isoform X1 gives rise to the protein MARGQAAAATAVNGGRRALLLLLRSDGAIPPAAAASCDSRAPLSPGRRCLGDWQRPAAPPGSGAAVTAVNGHAGWGRRGGSGSGRESCRHRGGERDVSISASSYLQSKGNISILGNRRLFFDTHALVCLLEENGFTTQQSEVIVSALVKIMDTNLDMIYKDMVTKVQQEIALQQVMSHIAGVKKDMIILEKSEFSALRSENEKIKLELQQIKKQVIDEITKVRADNKLNLNLEKSRVKELYSLNERKLLEMRTEIVELHAQQDRALTQTDRKIDTEVADLKTMLESHKLDNIKYLADSIENVTKDVPRKKSYTYVHIWNLTSDESVVCGFLPFPSILNCSTPCCYRVSQK